The following nucleotide sequence is from Bacteroidota bacterium.
CCAAGTCTTTGCAAGGAATAGATTGTTCCTGTGCTAACAGAAATTTGTATCGTTCTATTAAAGCAGGATTAATTCGTTTATATAATTCCAAAACAGGAATTGTATTATTATTGGCTGTTTGTATATCAGCATCATGATATAATACCACATGCAAAATTACATTATTGTAAGCAGAATCATTTTGGTGCCCATGTGTTTTCCAATCACTACTTTTGGTATGTATCTCTACATTTCCCGCCCACTTAATTCCGTCAATTTCTATCATGGCTTCCGAAAAATCAGGCCCTGAATTACGGTTCAAATTGCCCGTTTTAATAATCTGTATGGGCTTCCCATCAACAGTTTGCAGTTCTTTGATATCAAACCAAAGGTGCTGCCATACAGCCTGCACAAAGTCTTCCTTTATATGATTGCTTATTTTGTTTGTCATGATTCGATTTGGCTTCGAATTTCAGACATTTTTTTGACAACTACTGTCTTTTATCCTTTTGCTATGAAATAATATTCAGCATTGGTATTATATAGCTTTAAGAAGTCGACTTTGCTTAATGCTGCTTTACAATCGATCCAGTTTTGCAACGTATAAATTTTTGACTGTAGCTCATTTTCAAAAAAATCATATAACTCTTCTGGCTTGGTACCATAATATTCGCTAGCCCCCAATCCTGTTTCAAAAATAATATAGGGTTTGCTTTTTTGAATTACTTTCACTGCTCCCTTTAACACATTAAACTCACCTCCTTCCACATCAATTTTAATCAAATCTATTTTTTCATTGTCGGGGATAATATCGTCCAGTTTTTCCAGTTTCACCTGCAAAGTTTCGATATCGGGCTTTTCCACAGCATATTTTCGCTGCTTTATTCCACTATATGCAGGAGCATTCTTCACATAATTAAAAGTGGTCTCGCCCTGTTGGTCACTCAGTGCACAATTAAATATATGGGCTTGATCTTTATATTTTGTTAGCAGGTTATGATATAATATTGGGATAGGTTCAAAGCCATAATGTTTTTGCTTGGGGGCTTCTTTCAAAATCAAATCCAATATTTCGCCTTTGTGACACCCCACATCTATGCAAACAGATTTTTGGTTCACGGTTCTTTGTATAATAATGCGGGTAAGCCTATCGTATTTTAGGTTCTTGGTGAGGTCTAGCCTTAGCTGTATCAGTATCTCGCGGATAAGGTCTTTTACGGTCATGCTTTTTTGGTGAAATATTTGTTACAAAACAAACTAAAAAACGTTAACCGATAACAATAAAAAACTCATTAGCCCTTAATTTCGCATAAATTTATGATTAATTATAACACAGAAGTAGAGGCCGCAGAGGCCCTTAGAGACGCATATAAACGCATGCTTGCCGAAACCCAGAAGGT
It contains:
- a CDS encoding DUF2851 family protein gives rise to the protein MTNKISNHIKEDFVQAVWQHLWFDIKELQTVDGKPIQIIKTGNLNRNSGPDFSEAMIEIDGIKWAGNVEIHTKSSDWKTHGHQNDSAYNNVILHVVLYHDADIQTANNNTIPVLELYKRINPALIERYKFLLAQEQSIPCKDL
- a CDS encoding FkbM family methyltransferase; the encoded protein is MTVKDLIREILIQLRLDLTKNLKYDRLTRIIIQRTVNQKSVCIDVGCHKGEILDLILKEAPKQKHYGFEPIPILYHNLLTKYKDQAHIFNCALSDQQGETTFNYVKNAPAYSGIKQRKYAVEKPDIETLQVKLEKLDDIIPDNEKIDLIKIDVEGGEFNVLKGAVKVIQKSKPYIIFETGLGASEYYGTKPEELYDFFENELQSKIYTLQNWIDCKAALSKVDFLKLYNTNAEYYFIAKG